The genomic window AATCCTAACACTAACGCCAGGCAGAGGAAGGTTCTTTTCATCGGTTACTTTTCCTTTAATTGTAACAGTCCGCAAGCGTAGACCTTCACTATTTGAAATCTTAAAAGAACCACCAGGAATATTATATGCTGTCAAATTTGCCACAAGGGCTACCTTTGAATGAGAGAGGGGGTTAATATTTTCTTCTTCGCCGCGTCTTTTTGCCCTGGCCTGCAGAACGGAGGAAATCAGAAGAATTCCTGTCAGGCAGAGTAATAAAAGGATTTTTGACAAAGATGTGTTATGCGAGTCCTTCCAGGACTTTCCGCTTATTTTCATAATTTATATTGTTTTATGCCAATCATGAAACTGCAACAAGCTTTAGGAATATGAAAAATTCCCGTGCAGAATTCATAATTTTGACATGATCATTGAATGAACTGACCGGATGCAACGCCAATTGATCTCCGGCAATGGTCGAAATCTGGGGAGAATGCAGAAATGCATTTTCCCTTATTTATATTTAGTAACTATCTTATTTTGCAAGCTCCTTTCTATACCTTTGGGTATTGTGTTTTATAATTGATTTGAGATTATCCATTCAACATTTTCGCTTCCAATTCCGGCTAGCCTCTCCCTTTATTTCATTCTCATATATGTTAAGATTATACAGAGTTCATGACTTTAGCGTGTCTACTTACGTTTGATTATCTCCCTTCCACATGGTCATTAAAAAAACAAAAACTTGAGAAGAGACTAAGACTAGAGGTTCAACAACAGCAACAAAAGTTATTACAGGATGCATTAGAGATCGGATTAAGGGGATAAGTAACTGTTTTGGGCATCATAATATATATTAAATCTATAGTATTAGTAGACAAAATTATATTATCTTAACATCCCCTACAAACATTTAACAAATTTTACGATTTTGATAATTTTTCAACTTCCGGCAACGATGGCATAACAATTTGTAGGCGTAAAAATTATTCTATTCATAAACAATCTGCGTTATTGTGGATAATCATTTGCCCTTTCAATAAATAAAAACACCTGAAGACTGAACCTGAGATCTGCCGGAACATTCATCCTATTAACTATCTGTCCACATTACAATTGTAGATATATTTGAATTTCTTAATTTTGTTATATGAAAGAGCAGGTAATAAGAGCAGTTTCCAAGTTTAACAATGAGCTGAAACTGCAAGGTTTTAAAGCATTTCAAATAGAAGAAGATACTGCTGACACCCGTACCTATAGCCGAAAGGAGTTCTATAAAATCTGCTTAACGACTGGAAAAAGCAGGATTCACTATTCAGACAAAACTTACGAGCAGGAAGGAACGATTCTCTTTTTTGGAAATCCGCACATCCCTTATTCCTGGGAAACCATTTCTACGGCTTATGTTGGCTATACCATTCTTTTTTCGGAAGAATTCTTTAAAAATTCCGAACGGTCTGAAAGTCTGCAACAATCTTCCTTTTTTAAAATCGGCGGAACGCCGGTTTTGAAAATAACCGAAGCGCAAAGAACATTTCTCAATACCATTTTTCAAAAAATGATTACCGAGCAAGAAAGTGATTATGTATTTAAAGATGAGTTGATTCGCAATTACATCAGCCTGATTATCCACGAATCGTTAAAGATGGAACCTTCGGAAGGTTACGAGAAAAACAAAAATGCCTCCTCGAGATTAACTTCCGTTTTTCTGGAGTTGCTCGAAAGACAATTTCCAATTGAAACTACTGCAAATCCGCTTCAGCTAAGAACTGCACAACATTATGCACAACATCTGAATGTACATATCAATTACCTTAATCGCGCAGTAAAAGAAGTAACCGGAAGATCAACAACTACCCATATTACCGAGCGAATTCTCACAGAAGCAAAAGCACTTTTGCAACACACCGACTGGAGCATTTCAGAAATCGCCTACGCGCTAGGATTCGACTATCCCACCTACTTCAACAATTTCTTCAAAAAAATTACCGGAACCAATCCTACTGCATATCGTTTAGCAGAAGTTTGATTTTCTTAATCATTGGTTTGATAATCGTTACTATCTTGCCTAGAGGTGGGGCTAACTTTGTAGCTGATAATCAACTCAAAATACGATGTCAGATTCAAACCATATTTCTGGTTCACTGCCACCTCAAAAAGATATTTTTGAGCGGCTTTTAGCTGGTGAAACCATACTCCCTGCCGATCCGCAAATTGGCAGATTGAAGGAAGAAGCATTCGCTGTGAAAGAATTGCTTATTCAGATGAATAATTCCACAAATCCTGAAGAAATCTCGGAAATACTGAGTAGGATTTTAAATAAAGAAATTCAGGATGTTACCGTCTTCACACCGATATACATCAATTACGGTAAGCACATCAACATTGGCAAAAACGTATTCATCAATTTCGACTGCACCTTTCTGGCATTGGGCGGAATAACCATTGAAGATGATGTTTTAGTTGGTCCAAAGGTCAGCCTTATTACAGAAAATCATCCTTTAAATCCTCAGGAAAGAAACGGACTGATAGGCAAGCCCATCCACATCAAAAAAAATGCGTGGATTGGCGCCAATGCTACTATTTTACCTGGTGTTACCATTGGTGAAAATGCTGTAATTGCAGCAGGAGCAGTAGTTACAAAAGATGTTCCTGATCATACAGTTGTGGGTGGAATTCCGGCAAAGTTCATTAAAACTATTCAACCTTAAGATGATTAACGATGAAAATGAAAGCTATAATTCTGGTTCTGATGATTGGCATGCAACTTAACGCCTGTTCCAAGGATGAAAATCCTGAACAAGCGGACACGCGGAATACGTCATCAAATACAACTACAATGAAAATTACAATCGGCTCATCAGTTTTTACAGCAGTATTATATGACAACCCAAGTGCAACTGCATTTAAAGCCAGGCTACCGCTTACCATAAATATGACTGAACTAAATGGCAATGAAAAATACTACGATTTTCCCAGCCCGCTGCCTACAAATGCTTTAGTTGGAGGTAATATAAAAGTTGGTGACCTAACGCTTTACGGAAATAATGTTTTGGTGCTTTTTATAAAAATTTCAACACCTCATACAGTTATACAAAACTTGGATATGTAGACAATCCTGCCGGGCTTGCCCAGGCATTGGGTGCCGGAAATGTGATCGTAAAATTTGAAAACAATTAGAATAAAATGAAAAGTAGCTATAAATCCACTTTGTTATGGATATCTGTCTCACTGACAGCACTATCGTGCAACAATCAAAATAAAGAAAATATGAAAAATGATAAAAGCGCCCTAACCGAAATTTTCCCTAGGGGAGAAAAAGGCTCGAGCACGACCTTCACTGGGAGTGCTTATCCTACCAGCTTGGTTGCTTCAGATAGCATTTACAATACATTAGTTGGCAAT from Flavobacterium sp. W4I14 includes these protein-coding regions:
- a CDS encoding hypothetical protein (product_source=COG4925; cleavage_site_network=SignalP-noTM; cog=COG4925; pfam=PF18050; superfamily=50891), with translation MKMKAIILVLMIGMQLNACSKDENPEQADTRNTSSNTTTMKITIGSSVFTAVLYDNPSATAFKARLPLTINMTELNGNEKYYDFPSPLPTNALVGGNIKVGDLTLYGNNVLVLFIKISTPHTVIQNLDM
- a CDS encoding AraC family transcriptional activator of pobA (product_source=KO:K18954; cath_funfam=1.10.10.60; cog=COG2207; ko=KO:K18954; pfam=PF12833; smart=SM00342; superfamily=46689,51215): MKEQVIRAVSKFNNELKLQGFKAFQIEEDTADTRTYSRKEFYKICLTTGKSRIHYSDKTYEQEGTILFFGNPHIPYSWETISTAYVGYTILFSEEFFKNSERSESLQQSSFFKIGGTPVLKITEAQRTFLNTIFQKMITEQESDYVFKDELIRNYISLIIHESLKMEPSEGYEKNKNASSRLTSVFLELLERQFPIETTANPLQLRTAQHYAQHLNVHINYLNRAVKEVTGRSTTTHITERILTEAKALLQHTDWSISEIAYALGFDYPTYFNNFFKKITGTNPTAYRLAEV
- a CDS encoding acetyltransferase-like isoleucine patch superfamily enzyme (product_source=COG0110; cath_funfam=2.160.10.10; cog=COG0110; pfam=PF00132,PF14602; smart=SM01266; superfamily=51161) yields the protein MSDSNHISGSLPPQKDIFERLLAGETILPADPQIGRLKEEAFAVKELLIQMNNSTNPEEISEILSRILNKEIQDVTVFTPIYINYGKHINIGKNVFINFDCTFLALGGITIEDDVLVGPKVSLITENHPLNPQERNGLIGKPIHIKKNAWIGANATILPGVTIGENAVIAAGAVVTKDVPDHTVVGGIPAKFIKTIQP